A part of Asterias rubens chromosome 14, eAstRub1.3, whole genome shotgun sequence genomic DNA contains:
- the LOC117299070 gene encoding fibrinogen C domain-containing protein 1-B-like, whose product MGLLIRSLLIVMIVKSIAARQSASSSSQATGSCDQDVIVEKLKAILIDYLDLVNGEVRNTQQQVGELKDSMAQTQEAVSTELEATRGKVDELQVATSDNREKITSELEETRSKMEELKVSVSALVKLITNDTSDIDDSDATDEFATTTEGDVFPRDCSDIRAIGASVSGVYMVRPLRSSQAFQVYCDMETDGGGWTVFQRRQDGSVDFSLDYASYSRGFGNVDGEFWLGNDNLHLLTAQGEYQLRVDLQDFDQVTGYAKYNSFTVANASENYMLRVDGYTGNASNGLKSHNNMGFTTKDKDNDVNALGNCAHQYPGGWWFRFCLSSNLNGLYFHHAELGGRGVTWNSFSNYRSLKFSEMKIRNRV is encoded by the exons ATGGGGTTGTTGATCCGTTCACTCTTGATCGTTATGATCGTGAAGTCTATAGCGGCACGACAAAGTGCATCTTCCAGCAGTCAGGCAACGGGTTCTTGTGACCAAGACGTAATTGTAGAAAAACTGAAGGCCATACTAATAGATTACCTAGATCTGGTTAACGGTGAAGTAAGGAACACACAACAACAAGTGGGAGAGCTGAAAGATTCAATGGCTCAAACTCAAGAAGCTGTTTCAACTGAACTGGAAGCCACTAGAGGTAAAGTAGACGAGTTACAGGTGGCCACTTCTGATAATCGAGAAAAGATAACATCTGAGCTGGAAGAAACAAGAAGCAAGATGGAAGAGTTAAAGGTCTCAGTGTCCGCCTTGGTGAAACTCATTACTAATG ATACCTCCGATATTGACGATTCTGATGCAACTGATGAATTTGCGACCACGACTGAAGGAG ATGTGTTCCCAAGGGATTGTTCTGATATTCGTGCGATCGGTGCGTCGGTGAGCGGTGTGTACATGGTGCGACCTCTACGTTCCAGTCAGGCTTTCCAGGTGTATTGTGATATGGAAACAGACGGTGGTGGATGGACG GTGTTCCAACGGCGTCAGGACGGCAGTGTAGATTTCTCTTTGGACTATGCCAGCTACAGCCGTGGCTTTGGGAATGTAGATGGAGAGTTTTGGCTCGGTAATGACAACTTGCACCTTCTGACCGCTCAGGGCGAGTACCAACTACGCGTGGATCTTCAAGATTTCGATCAAGTTACTGGGTATGCCAAGTATAACTCCTTCACCGTCGCTAATGCGAGTGAGAACTACATGCTGCGAGTGGACGGTTATACAGGAAATGCAT cCAACGGGTTAAAATCCCACAACAACATGGGCTTCACGACCAAAGACAAAGACAACGACGTCAATGCCTTAGGGAACTGCGCACATCAGTATCCAGGGGGCTGGTGGTTCAGGTTCTGTCTTTCGTCCAATCTGAACGGGCTTTATTTCCATCATGCCGAACTCGGTGGTCGGGGAGTTACGTGGAATAGCTTTTCCAATTATCGCTCACTCAAATTTTCTGAGATGAAAATTAGAAACCGAGTTTAA